A window of Desulfopila inferna contains these coding sequences:
- a CDS encoding IS256 family transposase translates to MRRDYTKKLSNVIEINESQIQDHLGELVRGTVEETINAMLDAEADALCNASRYERSEARKDTRAGYYKRNLHTKAGEVELKVPKLRQQKFETAIIERYRRRESSVEEAMIEMYLAGVSVRRVEDITQALWGTKVSPGTVSNLNKKIYARIEKWRNRPIKGEHPYVYLDGIVLKRTWAGEVRNVSVLVAVGVSHSGHREILGVAEGAKEDRAGWSGFLQHLKERGLQGARLIISDACMGLVESVGDYFPEAMWQRCTVHFYRNIFSVVPKAKMKEVTIMLKAIHASEDLQAAHEKAAAVEVKMRKMKLYQAADKLKEGIAETLTYYSFPSQHWRRIRTNNPLERIMRKIRRRTNVVGAFPDGNSALMLVAARLRHIAGTKWSTKRYLNMQLLRELEIEKQMEVA, encoded by the coding sequence ATGAGAAGAGATTATACAAAGAAATTAAGCAATGTCATCGAGATTAACGAATCTCAGATTCAAGATCATCTTGGAGAACTCGTCCGCGGAACTGTTGAGGAGACCATCAATGCTATGCTTGACGCCGAAGCAGATGCCCTCTGTAACGCCTCAAGATATGAACGCAGTGAGGCTCGCAAAGACACCCGAGCCGGATATTACAAGAGAAACCTGCACACTAAAGCCGGTGAGGTGGAATTAAAAGTGCCCAAACTCCGGCAGCAGAAGTTCGAAACAGCGATTATCGAACGTTACCGAAGACGGGAATCCTCCGTTGAAGAGGCCATGATCGAGATGTACCTGGCAGGTGTCTCTGTTCGTCGTGTTGAAGATATAACGCAGGCTCTATGGGGAACAAAGGTCAGCCCTGGTACAGTCTCAAACCTGAACAAAAAGATCTATGCCCGTATCGAAAAGTGGCGGAATCGTCCGATCAAGGGTGAACATCCATACGTTTATCTCGATGGAATTGTGCTTAAGCGCACCTGGGCTGGTGAGGTAAGAAACGTTTCTGTCCTTGTTGCCGTTGGAGTATCACACAGCGGCCACCGGGAGATACTGGGAGTTGCCGAAGGAGCCAAGGAGGACAGAGCCGGATGGTCCGGTTTCCTGCAGCATTTGAAAGAGCGTGGTTTGCAAGGAGCAAGGTTAATCATCAGCGATGCCTGTATGGGGCTGGTTGAATCGGTTGGTGATTATTTTCCAGAAGCGATGTGGCAACGATGCACTGTTCATTTCTATCGCAATATCTTCAGCGTAGTGCCAAAGGCCAAGATGAAAGAGGTGACCATCATGCTCAAGGCAATTCATGCCTCTGAAGATCTCCAGGCGGCACATGAAAAAGCTGCAGCGGTAGAGGTAAAGATGAGAAAAATGAAGCTCTACCAGGCGGCTGATAAGCTCAAGGAAGGCATTGCCGAGACATTGACGTATTACAGTTTTCCAAGCCAACACTGGCGTAGAATCAGAACAAACAATCCTCTGGAAAGGATCATGCGGAAGATCCGCCGCAGGACCAATGTTGTAGGCGCCTTTCCCGATGGCAATTCCGCACTGATGCTGGTTGCTGCACGGCTTCGTCATATAGCTGGAACCAAGTGGAGTACTAAGCGCTATCTGAATATGCAGTTGCTGAGAGAGTTGGAGATAGAAAAGCAGATGGAGGTAGCGTGA
- a CDS encoding DUF6538 domain-containing protein: MGFSFSAQPAFLYQSSSGYIFSLRIPKDLKALVGKTEFRYSLRTGALRAARFRARSIASFIQ; encoded by the coding sequence ATGGGCTTTTCTTTTTCCGCACAACCTGCATTCCTGTATCAGTCATCTTCCGGCTATATCTTCAGCTTACGTATTCCAAAGGACTTGAAAGCTCTTGTCGGCAAGACTGAGTTCAGATATTCTCTCCGTACTGGGGCGCTACGAGCAGCCAGATTTAGAGCAAGAAGCATCGCTTCCTTTATTCAATAA
- the groL gene encoding chaperonin GroEL (60 kDa chaperone family; promotes refolding of misfolded polypeptides especially under stressful conditions; forms two stacked rings of heptamers to form a barrel-shaped 14mer; ends can be capped by GroES; misfolded proteins enter the barrel where they are refolded when GroES binds): MAGKDIIYGVKARERILTGVNTLANAVKVTLGPKGRNVLMEKSFGAPTITKDGVTVAKEIELEDKFENMGAQMVREVASKTSDVAGDGTTTATLLAQAIYREGVKLVAAGGNPMEIKRGIDKSVELVVSELAKIATPTKEQKEIAQVGTISANSDETIGNIIAEAMDKVGKEGVITVEEAKSMDTTLDVVEGMQFDRGYLSPYFVTDPDRMEVSMEDPYILLVEKKVSSMKDLLPVLESVAKMGKGLFIIAEDVDGEALATLVVNKLRGTLNVAAVKAPGFGDRRKAMLEDIAILTGGQVITEDLGIKLENVTVNDLGTCKRIVVDKDNTTIVDGAGDKEALAGRVKQIRTMIEDTTSDYDREKLQERLAKLIGGVAVINVGAATEIEMKEKKARVEDALNATRAAVEEGVVPGGGVAYIRCLAALAALELKGEQKLGRNILLRALEEPVRQIASNAGREGSVIVEHVKTLTGAEGFNATSEEYEDLIKAGVIDPAKVTRTALQNAASVAGMLLTTECVIAEIPDENAGGGGGMPPGMGGMGGMGGMGGMM; the protein is encoded by the coding sequence ATGGCTGGAAAAGATATCATTTATGGAGTCAAAGCCCGTGAACGCATCCTCACAGGCGTCAACACTCTTGCCAACGCTGTCAAAGTAACTCTCGGTCCCAAAGGACGCAACGTTCTCATGGAGAAATCCTTTGGAGCGCCCACTATTACTAAAGATGGTGTGACCGTTGCCAAGGAAATCGAACTCGAAGATAAATTTGAGAACATGGGCGCCCAGATGGTGCGTGAGGTTGCCTCGAAAACTTCCGACGTGGCTGGTGACGGTACCACCACGGCAACCCTTCTCGCTCAGGCTATCTACAGAGAAGGCGTCAAGCTGGTTGCTGCAGGCGGAAACCCCATGGAAATCAAACGCGGCATTGACAAAAGTGTAGAGCTTGTTGTCAGTGAGCTTGCTAAAATCGCCACCCCGACCAAAGAGCAGAAAGAGATTGCCCAGGTCGGTACGATTTCCGCCAACAGCGACGAGACCATCGGTAACATCATTGCCGAGGCCATGGATAAGGTTGGTAAAGAGGGCGTTATCACAGTGGAAGAAGCTAAGTCCATGGATACCACTCTGGACGTCGTTGAAGGTATGCAGTTTGATCGCGGCTACCTCTCTCCCTATTTTGTCACCGATCCCGACCGTATGGAAGTTTCCATGGAAGATCCCTATATTCTCCTGGTGGAGAAGAAGGTATCCAGCATGAAAGATCTCCTGCCGGTACTTGAGTCCGTAGCTAAAATGGGCAAAGGCCTTTTCATCATCGCTGAAGATGTAGACGGCGAAGCGCTGGCGACTCTGGTTGTCAACAAACTGCGCGGAACCCTCAATGTTGCCGCGGTTAAAGCTCCCGGTTTCGGTGATCGCAGAAAAGCTATGCTCGAAGATATCGCCATTCTCACCGGTGGACAGGTCATCACCGAAGATCTCGGCATCAAGCTCGAGAATGTTACCGTCAATGACCTCGGAACCTGTAAACGCATCGTGGTTGATAAGGACAATACCACAATCGTTGACGGCGCCGGCGACAAAGAGGCACTGGCCGGCCGCGTCAAGCAGATCCGTACCATGATCGAAGATACCACTTCCGATTATGACCGCGAGAAGCTCCAGGAGCGTCTGGCAAAACTGATCGGCGGTGTTGCCGTCATCAATGTCGGAGCTGCAACCGAGATTGAAATGAAAGAAAAGAAAGCTCGTGTTGAGGATGCTCTTAATGCTACCCGTGCAGCTGTCGAAGAGGGCGTTGTTCCTGGCGGCGGCGTCGCCTATATTCGTTGCCTCGCTGCCCTCGCTGCCCTCGAGCTCAAGGGAGAGCAGAAGCTTGGCAGGAACATCCTGCTGCGTGCACTTGAGGAGCCGGTTCGTCAGATCGCTTCCAACGCCGGGCGTGAAGGTTCCGTTATCGTTGAGCATGTTAAAACCCTCACCGGCGCGGAAGGCTTCAATGCGACCTCCGAAGAATATGAAGACCTTATTAAAGCCGGTGTTATCGATCCGGCTAAGGTTACCAGAACCGCTCTGCAGAATGCTGCTTCAGTTGCCGGCATGCTGCTGACCACGGAGTGTGTCATCGCTGAGATTCCTGATGAGAATGCAGGCGGCGGTGGTGGAATGCCTCCAGGAATGGGCGGCATGGGCGGAATGGGTGGAATGGGCGGAATGATGTAA
- the groES gene encoding co-chaperone GroES has translation MKIRPLNDRLLVKRLEEEAKTAGGIIIPDSAKEKPAEGEVVAVGPGKNNDKGERVALQVKEGDRVLFSKYGGTDVKLDGEDYLIMREDDVLGIIE, from the coding sequence ATGAAAATTCGTCCATTAAACGATCGTCTTCTGGTCAAAAGATTGGAGGAAGAGGCAAAAACTGCAGGTGGAATTATTATTCCTGACAGTGCAAAAGAGAAGCCGGCAGAGGGCGAGGTTGTAGCGGTTGGGCCAGGAAAAAATAACGATAAAGGTGAACGTGTTGCCCTCCAGGTGAAAGAGGGTGATCGTGTACTCTTTTCTAAATACGGCGGAACAGACGTAAAGCTTGATGGTGAAGACTATCTCATCATGCGTGAAGATGACGTTCTTGGAATTATAGAATAA
- a CDS encoding branched-chain amino acid aminotransferase, giving the protein MWQDLEVTLKKLDKKQLKQKPDQGNLGFGVHFTDHMFLMKWNREQGWHDAEICPFQDFNISPAAMVFHYGQAIFEGMKAYRGKDEQIFLFRPKDNFERMNSSAVRMCMPRLPVEKVFKGLKALLYLEREWIPSAPGATLYIRPTMVAMEPMLGLKPSGSYYFFIILSPVGAYYAEGFNPTKIYVSDKYARAVKGGVGEAKTAGNYAASLMASEEARNAGYTQVLWLDACEHKYIEEVGTSNIFFRINGELITPPLGGSILPGLSRDSVIKLAGQWGIPVVERRLTIDEVIAASRDNSLQEAFATGTAAVISPVGELSYKSETYLINEGKTGELARKFYDELQKIQFGEKEDSFNWSVRVC; this is encoded by the coding sequence ATGTGGCAAGATCTTGAGGTTACTCTGAAAAAATTAGACAAGAAGCAGCTGAAGCAAAAACCTGATCAGGGCAATCTCGGCTTTGGCGTTCATTTTACAGATCACATGTTTCTGATGAAATGGAACAGGGAACAGGGCTGGCACGACGCGGAAATCTGCCCCTTTCAGGATTTCAACATCAGCCCGGCGGCCATGGTATTCCATTATGGCCAGGCCATCTTTGAGGGAATGAAGGCTTATCGCGGAAAAGATGAGCAGATCTTCCTGTTCCGGCCCAAGGATAACTTTGAACGTATGAATTCCTCGGCGGTGCGTATGTGCATGCCCCGCCTTCCCGTGGAGAAGGTATTTAAAGGCCTCAAGGCTCTGCTTTACCTGGAACGGGAATGGATACCGTCGGCACCCGGAGCGACGCTCTATATCAGACCGACCATGGTTGCCATGGAACCGATGCTGGGCCTCAAGCCTTCAGGCAGTTACTATTTTTTCATTATCCTCTCCCCCGTCGGCGCCTATTACGCCGAGGGATTCAATCCGACAAAAATCTACGTCTCCGACAAATATGCCAGAGCCGTTAAAGGTGGGGTCGGTGAAGCCAAAACAGCCGGGAATTATGCCGCATCCCTGATGGCTTCGGAAGAAGCCAGAAACGCCGGCTATACCCAGGTGCTGTGGCTGGATGCCTGTGAACACAAATATATTGAGGAAGTCGGCACCAGCAATATCTTTTTCCGCATCAATGGCGAACTGATCACTCCTCCCCTTGGAGGATCGATCCTTCCGGGGCTAAGCAGAGATTCGGTCATCAAACTAGCAGGCCAGTGGGGTATTCCTGTAGTCGAAAGGCGGCTGACAATCGATGAGGTAATCGCTGCTTCCCGGGACAACAGTTTGCAGGAGGCCTTTGCTACCGGAACCGCTGCGGTAATATCTCCAGTGGGAGAACTCTCCTATAAGAGCGAGACCTACCTCATCAATGAGGGCAAAACCGGTGAACTTGCCCGGAAATTTTATGATGAGCTGCAAAAAATCCAGTTTGGTGAAAAAGAAGATAGTTTTAACTGGTCAGTGCGTGTCTGCTAA
- a CDS encoding AI-2E family transporter, whose amino-acid sequence MDNQLTPYDQQPQGLSPMGVKFFLLVFFISIFFLGKILWPFWSILVLSFLLSSLFRPIYALFNRKLPPKSASVLTCLLVVTIVFIPLLFFTLALTEEALGLYQWGRDSRVGLKLQEFIQESPIIVNLRNYLGEVGFDFRPSQVTDTLSYLAKTGGLFLYNQASSWAANILQFVVLFFMMILVIFFLLIDQPRLIEFIIRLSPLPDDEDRLLLGKFEEIANAILKGNGICGLIQGILGGAMFSILGLNSPILWGGVMVVLAFLPIFGIGLVMIPAAIILVVNGNVGQGIFLFFFYLILSLAMEYLFKPKLVGDQVKMHTLLVFLSIIGGLSVYGVLGIIYGPLIVTAFLTLSEIYLKKYDDYIQKH is encoded by the coding sequence ATGGATAACCAACTCACACCGTATGACCAACAGCCCCAGGGACTCAGTCCCATGGGAGTCAAATTCTTTCTGCTGGTCTTCTTCATCTCCATTTTTTTTCTCGGCAAGATACTCTGGCCATTCTGGTCCATTCTGGTGCTGTCCTTCCTGCTCTCCAGCCTGTTTCGTCCGATATATGCTTTATTTAACAGGAAACTGCCGCCGAAGTCGGCCTCGGTACTCACCTGCCTTCTGGTCGTCACTATTGTCTTTATCCCTCTACTTTTCTTTACCCTTGCCTTAACCGAAGAGGCCTTGGGGCTTTATCAATGGGGCAGGGACAGCCGGGTTGGTCTCAAACTGCAGGAATTTATTCAGGAAAGCCCTATTATCGTCAACTTGAGGAACTACCTGGGTGAAGTCGGCTTTGACTTCAGGCCCTCTCAGGTGACCGACACCTTGTCCTATCTTGCCAAAACTGGAGGATTATTTCTCTACAATCAGGCGAGCAGCTGGGCTGCCAATATTCTCCAGTTCGTGGTCCTCTTTTTTATGATGATTCTGGTGATTTTCTTTCTCCTCATCGATCAGCCCAGGCTCATTGAGTTCATCATCAGATTATCCCCTCTTCCGGATGATGAAGATAGACTTCTACTCGGAAAATTTGAAGAAATCGCTAATGCCATTCTCAAGGGAAACGGTATCTGCGGCCTGATCCAGGGTATTCTCGGCGGCGCCATGTTTTCAATTCTCGGTCTCAATTCCCCCATTCTCTGGGGTGGAGTCATGGTCGTCCTCGCCTTCCTGCCCATCTTTGGAATTGGGCTGGTGATGATCCCTGCCGCCATTATTCTGGTGGTAAACGGCAATGTCGGACAAGGAATTTTTCTCTTTTTTTTCTACCTGATACTTTCACTTGCCATGGAGTATCTCTTCAAACCGAAGCTTGTCGGCGACCAGGTGAAAATGCACACACTGCTGGTATTCCTTTCTATCATCGGCGGCCTCAGTGTTTACGGGGTCCTGGGTATTATCTACGGTCCTCTGATTGTCACCGCCTTCCTGACGCTCTCAGAGATTTATTTGAAGAAATACGACGATTATATACAAAAACATTAA
- a CDS encoding TVP38/TMEM64 family protein, translating into MSKTVRAIPPFFAVILICIFVEPVRSTIEQLFFLFSLCDVDTIKGYILSFGIWAPLISFALMLFQSLIAPLPAFLITFANAAIFGWIFGALLSWASAMAGAALCFGIARYFGREVTEKLTSKMALGEVDRFFKQHGKYTILIARLLPFVSFDIVSYAAGLTSMSFRSFFWATGIGQLPATLIYSYAGGMLSGNSRTFVLGLLSLFAFSVLIVLLKKVWSKKQPAQIS; encoded by the coding sequence ATGAGCAAAACTGTAAGAGCCATACCACCTTTTTTCGCCGTTATTCTGATATGTATTTTTGTAGAGCCTGTGCGTTCAACCATCGAACAGCTTTTCTTCCTCTTCAGTCTTTGTGATGTCGACACCATTAAAGGCTACATCCTGAGCTTTGGCATATGGGCACCTCTGATATCTTTTGCCTTAATGCTGTTTCAGTCACTCATCGCCCCGTTGCCTGCGTTCCTGATAACCTTTGCCAACGCCGCTATTTTCGGCTGGATTTTCGGCGCGCTGCTTTCATGGGCAAGCGCTATGGCCGGTGCTGCCCTCTGTTTTGGTATTGCCCGATATTTCGGCAGGGAAGTGACGGAAAAACTGACATCCAAAATGGCTTTGGGCGAAGTCGACCGTTTCTTCAAACAGCATGGAAAATATACCATTCTGATTGCCCGCCTCCTCCCCTTTGTCTCTTTTGACATTGTCAGTTACGCCGCCGGTCTAACTTCCATGAGCTTCCGTTCGTTTTTCTGGGCCACGGGCATCGGTCAGCTTCCGGCAACTCTTATCTATTCCTACGCCGGCGGAATGCTTAGCGGCAACAGTCGAACTTTCGTACTTGGCCTGCTCAGCCTTTTTGCCTTCTCGGTCCTGATCGTTCTTCTCAAAAAAGTTTGGTCGAAAAAACAACCGGCACAAATCTCATAA
- a CDS encoding sulfurtransferase has protein sequence MKHLIITGAAIAIVAAVGLISWSARNNPPETNPAAINEIDLSLYKNGANIFITPEELLEKLLDKNLVILDGNHPKVYAKGHIPGAINIGFKGLSGSQGKPGDAGWGTILPPKDLKAKLESFGITKESLIVCYSDTFKGPGAGGRAVWQLRMAGLDNVRLLYGGMSLWRQAGYELTREIPEITPSAGLVLQPYNENYRADLHFVSTHLDKLKIIDVRSKKEYSGDDTSRGEARGGHIKNAEWLEWTTLLNPDSTPKSSKEIIALLAAMGVNPDDDFVLY, from the coding sequence ATGAAACATCTGATTATTACTGGGGCGGCTATTGCAATTGTCGCCGCTGTCGGCCTTATTTCATGGTCCGCCAGGAACAACCCTCCGGAAACGAACCCGGCCGCAATTAACGAGATCGACCTGTCTCTTTACAAAAATGGAGCGAATATTTTTATCACCCCTGAAGAACTCCTCGAAAAGCTGCTGGATAAAAACCTTGTCATTCTTGATGGAAATCACCCAAAGGTTTACGCCAAAGGTCATATCCCGGGGGCTATAAATATCGGCTTCAAAGGTCTTTCGGGATCTCAGGGAAAGCCCGGTGATGCGGGATGGGGAACGATTCTGCCACCCAAAGATTTGAAGGCAAAACTTGAATCCTTCGGAATAACCAAGGAATCATTGATTGTCTGTTACTCTGATACTTTCAAGGGTCCGGGAGCCGGCGGCAGGGCCGTATGGCAGCTGCGTATGGCCGGGCTCGACAATGTCAGGCTGCTCTATGGCGGCATGTCCCTGTGGCGCCAAGCGGGCTACGAGTTGACCCGGGAGATTCCGGAAATCACTCCCTCAGCAGGACTGGTGCTGCAGCCATACAATGAAAATTATCGCGCCGACCTTCACTTTGTCTCGACTCACCTGGATAAACTCAAGATTATCGATGTGCGCAGCAAAAAGGAATACAGCGGAGATGACACCTCACGCGGTGAAGCACGAGGGGGTCATATTAAAAATGCCGAATGGCTTGAATGGACAACCCTGCTTAATCCCGACTCCACTCCCAAATCATCCAAGGAGATTATCGCTCTTCTGGCGGCAATGGGAGTGAATCCGGATGATGATTTCGTTCTCTACTGA
- a CDS encoding heterodisulfide reductase-related iron-sulfur binding cluster translates to MQAIQKIAKECVSCELCRKECAFLRENGSPGEISTNFLAGPAAEFTMVFHCNLCGLCQAVCPKKLDCSAAFLLMRETVQSTSGSRHNGDSVLQGHRTICRYEALGTSSLLSLHLLPDSCDTIFFPGCTLTATRSSVTRATYEHLRTITPTMGIVLDCCTKPSHDLGLNERFHTSFTTLINKLQDRGIKKIVTACPSCYITFKNHAPQFDTLTVYQVLAESPPPLHNHCALKISIHDTCTARFSPEIHDSIRILASYAGADIVEMPHSRSRAICCGEGAGAAGIAPEITAGWSSIREQEARGCRVVTYCAGCSTSLAGKVAGSHILDLLFAPEQTLHHKEKTAKPPFTYINRFLLKKQLQRSMNLARNRLPNPLS, encoded by the coding sequence GTGCAGGCAATACAAAAAATAGCGAAAGAATGTGTCTCCTGCGAACTCTGCCGAAAAGAGTGTGCCTTTCTCCGGGAAAACGGCAGCCCCGGGGAAATCAGCACAAATTTTCTTGCCGGCCCGGCGGCAGAGTTTACCATGGTCTTTCATTGTAATCTCTGTGGCCTGTGCCAGGCGGTCTGTCCGAAAAAACTCGATTGTTCCGCAGCATTTCTGCTGATGCGTGAAACGGTGCAGAGTACCTCCGGGAGCCGCCATAACGGCGACTCTGTCCTTCAGGGGCATAGGACGATCTGCCGTTATGAGGCATTGGGCACATCTTCTTTGCTCTCCCTGCACCTTCTTCCGGATAGTTGCGATACGATCTTTTTTCCGGGGTGCACACTGACAGCTACACGCTCATCCGTTACCCGCGCCACCTACGAACATCTGAGAACCATCACCCCGACTATGGGTATCGTCCTTGACTGCTGCACCAAGCCGTCTCACGACCTTGGTTTAAATGAAAGATTTCATACATCTTTTACCACTCTGATCAACAAGCTGCAGGACAGGGGCATTAAAAAAATCGTCACCGCCTGCCCCAGCTGCTACATCACCTTTAAAAACCATGCCCCGCAATTTGATACCTTGACCGTCTATCAGGTGCTCGCCGAAAGCCCGCCGCCGCTGCACAATCATTGTGCCCTGAAGATTTCCATACATGACACCTGTACAGCCCGTTTCTCCCCGGAGATCCATGATTCCATCCGCATCCTTGCGTCTTACGCCGGCGCCGACATCGTCGAGATGCCGCACAGCCGCTCAAGAGCCATCTGCTGTGGCGAGGGTGCGGGGGCTGCAGGTATTGCACCAGAGATCACTGCAGGGTGGAGCAGCATCAGGGAACAGGAAGCCCGGGGATGCAGAGTAGTGACCTATTGCGCTGGCTGCTCAACCTCCCTGGCAGGCAAGGTTGCCGGCAGCCATATCCTCGACCTTCTCTTTGCTCCGGAACAGACACTGCATCATAAAGAGAAAACAGCAAAACCGCCGTTTACCTATATCAACCGCTTCCTCCTGAAAAAACAGCTGCAGAGATCCATGAATCTCGCAAGAAACCGACTACCTAATCCACTTAGTTAA
- a CDS encoding GNAT family N-acetyltransferase, producing MVDQFEHKLTTRNLRLEDFEVLRDISHRAYKRVDASWEKDEIATLIRRFPEGQICIEDNGKAVAIALSLIIDFSLFGEQHSYDRIIGGGTFRTHDPEGDYLYGIEVFVDPDYQGMRLGRRLYDVRKELAENLNLKGILLGGRIPGYYKHSHEMSPQQYILKVKNRELTDPVLTFQLSNDFHVRNLLDNYWPEDDRSRGHAVLLEWVNIYYQKKTKLIGGAKSITRLGVVQWKMRRFISFEDFLQQVEFFVDTVSDYKADIILFPELLNAPLIHTYHGNNPADAMRQLAGFTEQLQQSMVDLALAYNINIVAGSVPTLHENGKLYNVCFLCRRDGTWDSQAKIHITPEEDTYWNFSGGSELKVFDTDVGKVGVLICYDIEFPELARLQTIKGMKLLLVPFWTDTKTGYLRVRRCAQARAIENECFVAISGSVGNIPKVETMGIQYSQSAIFTPSDFSFPHDAIAAEATPGIETTLIADLDLDLLKELRAKGSVRNAESRRTDLYDLRWISSPEGGKEPI from the coding sequence ATGGTCGATCAATTTGAACACAAACTCACTACCCGAAACCTTCGTCTCGAAGATTTTGAAGTCTTGCGTGATATCTCCCACCGCGCCTATAAGCGAGTCGACGCCTCCTGGGAAAAAGATGAAATTGCCACACTGATCAGGCGATTTCCCGAAGGTCAGATCTGCATAGAAGACAATGGCAAAGCGGTGGCCATTGCCCTTTCCCTTATCATTGACTTCAGCCTTTTCGGCGAACAGCATTCCTATGACCGGATAATCGGGGGAGGGACCTTCAGAACCCATGATCCCGAAGGCGATTACCTGTACGGCATCGAAGTGTTTGTCGACCCCGATTACCAGGGGATGCGTCTGGGAAGAAGGCTCTACGATGTCCGCAAGGAGCTTGCCGAAAATCTCAATCTTAAGGGGATTTTGCTGGGCGGCCGCATTCCCGGGTATTACAAGCACTCACACGAAATGTCGCCGCAGCAATATATCCTCAAGGTAAAGAACCGTGAGTTGACCGATCCTGTGCTCACCTTTCAGCTTTCCAATGACTTTCATGTCAGAAACCTGCTCGACAACTATTGGCCTGAGGACGATCGCTCCCGCGGCCATGCGGTGCTGCTGGAATGGGTGAATATCTATTATCAGAAGAAAACCAAGCTGATCGGCGGAGCCAAATCCATCACCAGGCTGGGGGTAGTGCAGTGGAAGATGAGGAGGTTCATCTCCTTTGAGGATTTTCTCCAGCAGGTCGAGTTTTTCGTTGATACCGTCAGCGATTACAAGGCCGATATTATTCTTTTTCCGGAATTGCTCAACGCTCCCCTGATCCACACCTACCATGGCAACAATCCGGCTGACGCCATGCGGCAGCTAGCCGGCTTTACCGAGCAATTGCAGCAGTCCATGGTTGATCTTGCCCTTGCCTACAATATCAATATAGTGGCGGGCAGTGTGCCGACCCTGCATGAAAACGGCAAACTCTACAATGTCTGTTTCCTCTGCCGGCGGGACGGCACCTGGGACAGCCAGGCGAAGATTCATATTACCCCGGAGGAAGATACCTACTGGAACTTTTCGGGCGGCAGCGAACTCAAGGTTTTCGACACCGACGTCGGCAAGGTCGGGGTTCTTATCTGCTATGACATAGAATTTCCGGAATTGGCACGACTGCAGACCATCAAAGGCATGAAGCTTCTACTGGTTCCCTTCTGGACGGACACCAAAACCGGCTACCTGCGGGTAAGAAGATGCGCCCAGGCGCGGGCCATAGAAAACGAATGCTTCGTGGCAATCTCGGGCAGCGTCGGCAACATTCCCAAAGTGGAAACCATGGGAATCCAATATTCTCAGTCGGCGATTTTCACCCCGTCCGACTTTTCCTTTCCCCATGACGCCATCGCGGCCGAAGCCACACCGGGCATTGAAACAACCCTCATTGCCGATTTGGACCTGGATCTTCTCAAAGAGCTGCGCGCCAAGGGAAGTGTACGCAACGCGGAGAGCAGACGTACAGATCTCTACGATCTGCGCTGGATCAGCTCACCGGAGGGCGGAAAGGAACCGATCTAG
- a CDS encoding glutathione S-transferase N-terminal domain-containing protein: MIDLYMWESCPFCRKVLQAADRMGLREGEHYRVINAAPGTPGRDVVAQKGGKAMVPFLVDGATYMYESDDIIEYLRKNAKG, encoded by the coding sequence ATGATTGATCTGTATATGTGGGAAAGTTGCCCTTTTTGCCGGAAGGTATTGCAGGCCGCGGATAGAATGGGATTACGGGAAGGTGAGCATTATAGAGTGATAAATGCCGCACCGGGTACTCCAGGAAGAGATGTGGTAGCCCAAAAAGGCGGCAAGGCCATGGTCCCTTTTCTGGTCGATGGCGCCACCTATATGTATGAGAGTGATGACATTATCGAGTATCTCCGAAAAAACGCCAAGGGATAA